The following are encoded together in the Triticum dicoccoides isolate Atlit2015 ecotype Zavitan chromosome 6B, WEW_v2.0, whole genome shotgun sequence genome:
- the LOC119324808 gene encoding uncharacterized protein LOC119324808 isoform X1 encodes MFPFKNSCLHFGLVSALCSLLAFLSVVAALSFGRSFHARDLANCACAELALEYRLRRRRGPQGHRCCGAGRGFHAVHRPPVLPGEVRSMPWRRVVLWFDRSGGTPEKRSRPHYSAVWNQHIYLRISRLWYQQGCFDDGPIKSIHVCSSIGKSCQQDGA; translated from the exons ATGTTCCCTTTTAAAAATTCTTGCTTGCATTTTGGGTTGGTTTCTGCTCTATGTTCCCTTTTAGCGTTTCTTTCTGTTGTTGCTGCACTCTCTTTTGGGCGTTCATTTCATGCCCGTGATCTTGCAAATTGTGCCTGTGCCGAGCTTGCTTTAGAGTACAGGCTGCGGAGACGTCGAGGACCTCAAG GTCACCGATGTTGTGGAGCTGGACGAGGTTTCCACGCAGTTCATCGACCGCCTGTTCTTCCTGGAGAAG TTCGGTCCATGCCGTGGCGGAGGGTTGTCTTGTGGTTTGACCGGAGCGGGGGCACACCAGAGAAGCGATCTCGTCCCCATTATTCAG CCGTGTGGAACCAGCACATCTACCTGCGAATCTCCAGGCTATGGTATCAGCAGGGTTGCTTCGATGATGGCCCTATCAAGAGTATACATGTGTGCTCTTCTATAGGGAAATCATGCCAACAAGATGGTGCCTAA
- the LOC119324808 gene encoding uncharacterized protein LOC119324808 isoform X2: MFPFKNSCLHFGLVSALCSLLAFLSVVAALSFGRSFHARDLANCACAELALEYRLRRRRGPQGHRCCGAGRGFHAVHRPPVLPGEVRSMPWRRVVLWFDRSGGTPEKRSRPHYSGHYG, translated from the exons ATGTTCCCTTTTAAAAATTCTTGCTTGCATTTTGGGTTGGTTTCTGCTCTATGTTCCCTTTTAGCGTTTCTTTCTGTTGTTGCTGCACTCTCTTTTGGGCGTTCATTTCATGCCCGTGATCTTGCAAATTGTGCCTGTGCCGAGCTTGCTTTAGAGTACAGGCTGCGGAGACGTCGAGGACCTCAAG GTCACCGATGTTGTGGAGCTGGACGAGGTTTCCACGCAGTTCATCGACCGCCTGTTCTTCCTGGAGAAG TTCGGTCCATGCCGTGGCGGAGGGTTGTCTTGTGGTTTGACCGGAGCGGGGGCACACCAGAGAAGCGATCTCGTCCCCATTATTCAG GACACTACGGTTAA